In one Gossypium hirsutum isolate 1008001.06 chromosome D09, Gossypium_hirsutum_v2.1, whole genome shotgun sequence genomic region, the following are encoded:
- the LOC107892636 gene encoding uncharacterized protein: MRLSELGLRQHSERKAIVWLMDMYQNYGTLRASVDKHLFRALAQSWNPTYSCFTFGKVDLVPTIEEYVALLRCSKFQVDKVYSRAVNVPTFLKKLMNITGMSEQWVDVSALSIYGLVIFPKALGHVDEAVTDLFNRLDKRVTPIPTILAKTFKSLSACWKAGEGRFIGCAQLLLAWFHSHFWKVDRVSYRVFSKNYSPLKKIVATPRRDDISEEKWMAILQNLKEEDIEWRAPWLLPDEILYRCGNFDWAPLLRIWGAIGYIPLLVLRQYRSRQFIPATQGIADCEFSYRDDGYGKKIQEISSAWKHIHRMKRLVVGIMNGGLGESMIIYPRQVKKTTSQ, from the exons ATGCGGTTGTCCGAACTTGGTCTAAGACAACACAgtgagagaaaggcgatagtttGGCTGATGGATATGTATCAGAATTATGGGACTTTACGcgcatca gTAGACAAGCACTTATTTCGAGCCCTCGCCCAGTCTTGGAATCCTACTTACAGTTGTTTTACATTTGGGAAGGTTGATTTGGTGCCAACGATAGAAGAATACGTGGCTTTACTtcgatgttcaaagtttcaagtagACAAAGTCTACTCGAGAGcggtaaatgtgccaacctttttGAAGAAGCTGATGAATATAacggggatgagtgagcagtgg GTAGATGTTTCTGCATTGAGTATATATGGCTTAGTCatcttccccaaagctttaggacatgTTGATGAAGCAGTCACCGATTTATTCAACCGGCTTGATAAGAGAGTTACACCAATTCCGACAATCTTGGCAAAAACCTTCAAGTCATTGAGTGCATGCTGGAAAGCGGGAGagggtagattcattggatgtgcacagctccTACTCGCGTGGTTTCacagccacttttggaaggttgatAGGGTTTCATATCGGGTTTTCTCTAAAAATTATTCGCCACTAAAGAAGATTGTAGCCACACCGAGGAGAGACGACATTtcggaggagaagtggatggcaattcttcaGAATCTTAAAGAAGAGGACATCGAATGGAGAGCCCCTTGGTTGCTTCCGGATGAGATCCTGTATAGATGTGGTAATTTTGATTGGGCTCCTCTGCTTAGAATTTGGGGAGCTATTGGATATATCCCATTGCTAGTGCTAAGGCAATATAGGTCAAGGCAATTTATACCTGCAACCCAAGGAATAGCTGATTGTGAATTCTCATACAGGGATGATGGTTATGGAAAAAAGATTCAAGAGATATCTAGTGCATGGAAGCACATTCACCGGATGAAGAGGTTAGTCGTCGGTATAATGAATGGTGGGTTAGGAGAATCAATGATAATATACCCAAGACAAGTCAAGAAAACGACTAGTCAATAG